In candidate division WOR-3 bacterium, a genomic segment contains:
- a CDS encoding electron transfer flavoprotein subunit alpha/FixB family protein encodes MIVTVIEHDRGQLKDISFELLTLAHKLSQTKNEPVAAVVLADNSQPFVEPLAPYAHKILVIEDPLLGNFNNYLYFSSLSKLLTELRPAVTLFGHTGQGTDLAPYLASFLGWPIITDIFDSEFTNGQLLARRTMFGGKINAKVLANSLPVILTLRQGSFDKINSGTFNLPTIKAEVEKFSVTLEPSLLTRSKFLEYAEAPTTGIDITKAEVIVAVGRGIKEEKNLKMVEEFAQEIGGTLACTRPIIDAGWLPKDRQVGSSGKTVKPKLYIALGISGAFQHISGMKGSELIIAVNKDPEAPIFSVAHYGVVADLFKVLPALANKIKELKSR; translated from the coding sequence ATGATTGTTACAGTAATTGAACACGATAGAGGACAACTTAAAGATATTAGTTTTGAACTCCTGACCTTAGCTCATAAACTTAGCCAGACCAAAAACGAACCAGTGGCTGCAGTAGTTTTAGCAGACAATTCTCAACCGTTCGTAGAGCCGCTAGCACCTTATGCGCATAAGATCTTAGTCATCGAAGATCCGCTCTTAGGGAACTTTAATAACTATCTATATTTTAGCAGTCTGAGTAAGCTTCTTACGGAACTACGACCCGCGGTGACTTTATTCGGACATACCGGTCAAGGAACCGACCTTGCCCCCTATCTAGCCAGTTTCTTAGGGTGGCCAATTATTACTGATATCTTTGATAGTGAATTTACCAATGGCCAGCTGCTCGCCCGGCGCACCATGTTTGGCGGCAAAATAAACGCAAAAGTCTTAGCCAATAGCCTGCCGGTAATTTTAACCTTAAGACAGGGTAGTTTTGATAAGATTAACTCTGGAACTTTTAATCTTCCAACTATTAAAGCCGAGGTTGAAAAATTTTCTGTCACCCTGGAACCCAGTTTACTAACCAGGTCGAAGTTTTTAGAATACGCCGAGGCCCCAACCACAGGAATTGATATCACCAAAGCCGAAGTTATTGTAGCGGTTGGGCGTGGTATCAAAGAAGAGAAAAATTTAAAGATGGTCGAAGAATTCGCTCAAGAGATCGGCGGAACCTTGGCCTGCACTCGTCCGATCATTGATGCCGGATGGTTACCCAAGGATCGTCAAGTTGGTTCTTCAGGTAAAACCGTTAAACCCAAACTGTATATCGCCTTAGGGATCTCCGGAGCTTTCCAACATATTAGCGGCATGAAAGGTTCTGAATTGATTATTGCCGTCAATAAAGACCCCGAAGCACCGATTTTTTCGGTCGCACATTATGGCGTCGTCGCTGATTTATTTAAGGTGTTGCCAGCCTTGGCCAATAAGATAAAAGAACTCAAAAGTCGATAA
- a CDS encoding OFA family MFS transporter, with protein MAEKSFNRWWIVVGAIIIQLCLGAIYAWSVFRKPLEAALQISPTQASLPFSFVLAFFALATIIGGRLYDKIGPRIAILGGLLLGLGMVLSGFAQSLTALVIFYGVISGIGIGIAYVCPISAGVKWFPDKRGLITGLAVAGFGAGALIVGPLARAMIDSMGVFNTLRILGVIFAVLVVIGALILRNPPEGYKPQGWTAPQVSAATKVDYSPQEMLSSGQFYLIWLMYFIGCATGLMVIGQTSPIGQELARYSKETAAFGVSLLAIFNALGRIFWGRVSDSLGRLRTLLLMYLICGVAILSYLLIPALPFWFWIGISLVGMCFGGYLALYPAVTADFFGTKHVGINYGLVFTAYGVGGLLSNIFAPKVKELTGGYSLAFIITGVLCLISVILSLLVKIPKPSK; from the coding sequence ATGGCTGAAAAAAGTTTTAATCGTTGGTGGATTGTGGTCGGCGCCATAATCATTCAATTATGTTTAGGGGCAATCTATGCCTGGAGTGTATTTCGAAAACCATTAGAAGCTGCCTTACAAATCTCGCCAACCCAAGCCTCACTACCGTTCTCGTTTGTATTAGCTTTCTTCGCACTTGCCACAATTATTGGTGGCCGGCTGTATGATAAAATTGGGCCGCGGATCGCAATTCTTGGTGGCCTGCTATTAGGATTAGGCATGGTGCTCTCAGGTTTTGCCCAAAGTCTTACGGCTTTAGTAATCTTCTATGGGGTTATTTCCGGTATTGGTATCGGCATTGCCTATGTCTGTCCAATCTCAGCCGGGGTCAAATGGTTTCCTGATAAGCGGGGACTTATTACCGGACTTGCGGTTGCTGGTTTTGGCGCTGGCGCCTTAATTGTTGGGCCGCTGGCCCGGGCCATGATTGATAGCATGGGGGTTTTTAATACCCTAAGGATTTTAGGAGTAATCTTTGCAGTATTGGTCGTAATTGGCGCGTTAATTCTTCGTAATCCACCCGAGGGTTATAAGCCCCAAGGTTGGACTGCACCCCAAGTTTCAGCTGCCACTAAGGTTGATTACTCACCGCAGGAGATGCTTTCATCTGGCCAATTCTATCTTATCTGGCTGATGTATTTTATTGGTTGTGCCACCGGGCTTATGGTCATTGGTCAAACTTCGCCCATCGGCCAAGAACTCGCCCGGTATTCTAAAGAGACCGCAGCGTTTGGGGTTAGTCTTTTAGCCATCTTTAATGCCTTAGGCCGGATCTTTTGGGGGCGAGTTTCGGATTCATTGGGTCGTCTTCGTACCTTGCTCCTGATGTATCTTATCTGCGGCGTAGCAATCCTTAGTTATCTTCTGATTCCGGCACTGCCTTTTTGGTTTTGGATTGGCATCTCCTTAGTTGGTATGTGTTTTGGTGGTTATCTAGCTCTATATCCGGCAGTAACCGCCGATTTCTTTGGCACCAAGCATGTAGGTATTAATTACGGCCTGGTATTTACGGCTTATGGTGTTGGTGGGCTTTTAAGTAATATCTTTGCCCCAAAAGTTAAAGAATTAACTGGTGGTTATAGTTTAGCTTTTATAATTACCGGAGTTTTGTGTCTAATTAGTGTCATCTTAAGTTTACTGGTTAAAATACCAAAACCAAGTAAATAA
- the acs gene encoding acetate--CoA ligase: GFSSVALKDRILDADAKVLITCDGGYRRGKLVTLKANADEALKDCPSIKHVIVYNRAHTSVNMVSGRDIWWHELVQNESDTCPTEELDSEDILYILYTSGTTGKPKGIVHVHGGYAVGVYTTMKFIFDIKDQDIWWCAADIGWVTGHSYIVYGPLMLGATSILYEGAPDYPDPGRWWRTIEREKVTVFYTSPTAIRMHMRYGEEWALKSDLTSLRLLGSVGEPINPEAWRWYYKYIGKERCPIMDTWWQTETGHILISPLPITPLKPGSATKPFPGIKASVYNSEGKPIRPNENGFAVLLGPWPGMLRTLYKDPERYKEVYWSRFPGVYLTGDSCTIDEDGYFWFKGRADEVLNVAGHRLGTAEVESALVAHPAVAEAAVIGIPHEVKGDVPKAYVTLKVGYTPSEELKQELKDWVAKEIGPIARPEEIEFRDKLPKTRSGKIMRRLLKAEALGKPIGDISTLEE, translated from the coding sequence CTGGATTTAGCTCCGTAGCGCTTAAGGATCGAATTTTAGATGCTGATGCTAAGGTACTTATCACCTGTGATGGTGGTTATCGACGAGGTAAACTGGTGACCCTTAAGGCCAATGCTGACGAAGCCTTAAAAGATTGCCCGAGTATTAAACATGTGATTGTGTATAATCGAGCCCACACCTCGGTTAATATGGTAAGTGGTCGGGATATCTGGTGGCACGAACTAGTGCAAAATGAATCTGATACTTGCCCAACTGAAGAGTTAGATAGCGAAGATATTCTATATATCCTTTATACTTCGGGAACAACTGGTAAACCCAAAGGTATTGTTCATGTGCATGGTGGTTATGCAGTTGGGGTTTATACCACGATGAAATTTATCTTTGATATTAAAGACCAGGACATCTGGTGGTGCGCCGCGGATATCGGTTGGGTTACTGGTCATAGTTATATTGTGTATGGGCCGTTAATGCTTGGGGCAACCTCAATTCTCTATGAAGGTGCGCCAGACTATCCAGATCCGGGTCGGTGGTGGCGGACCATTGAACGCGAGAAGGTTACGGTATTTTACACCTCACCAACTGCGATTCGAATGCATATGCGCTATGGTGAAGAATGGGCCTTGAAGTCAGATCTTACTAGTTTAAGGCTTTTGGGTAGTGTTGGTGAGCCGATCAATCCTGAGGCTTGGCGCTGGTATTATAAATATATCGGTAAAGAACGTTGCCCGATTATGGACACCTGGTGGCAGACCGAGACCGGACATATTCTAATTTCGCCGCTACCGATTACACCCTTAAAACCTGGTTCAGCTACCAAGCCCTTCCCAGGTATTAAAGCCAGTGTTTATAACTCGGAAGGTAAACCAATCCGGCCGAATGAGAACGGTTTTGCGGTGCTTTTAGGGCCATGGCCAGGAATGCTGCGAACGTTGTATAAAGATCCTGAACGTTATAAGGAAGTGTACTGGTCACGCTTCCCGGGCGTTTATCTAACCGGTGATTCCTGCACGATCGATGAAGATGGTTATTTCTGGTTTAAGGGCCGAGCCGATGAGGTCTTAAATGTGGCAGGACACCGCTTAGGCACGGCTGAGGTAGAAAGCGCCTTGGTTGCCCATCCAGCGGTCGCTGAGGCTGCGGTAATCGGTATTCCGCATGAGGTTAAAGGCGATGTGCCCAAGGCCTATGTGACGCTAAAGGTTGGTTATACTCCATCTGAAGAGCTAAAACAAGAACTTAAAGACTGGGTTGCTAAAGAGATTGGTCCGATTGCGCGGCCTGAAGAGATTGAGTTCCGAGATAAACTACCCAAGACTCGCTCCGGTAAGATTATGCGTCGGCTCCTTAAAGCTGAAGCCTTAGGAAAACCAATTGGTGATATCTCGACTCTAGAGGAATAA
- a CDS encoding T9SS type A sorting domain-containing protein, translated as MPKKELVLLFAVILLVSSSVAQTYLLNESFTSATFPPTGWLVQNFNGFNTWQRVTINPNTQPACAGVESDGQWSRNNDWLITPQIGPIISGDSLVFYARRGPYSLSETLYIRISSAPNQNDTSQYSIVYKIAITSSNWTRFARSLNNYAGNSIYIAFWYRELNRDRVRIDDVQVVRYTTTYYTVTFTANGLPAGTSWTVTWNGTPYTSTTNTITISNVSAGTYNWSVSSPISGGTGVQYVGSPTSGSMNVPTQTSQTITWTTQYYLTVSSAHGATTGEGWYDAGVYAYAGVDDSIVTVDDTQYVFAGWTGNATGSNLTSDPILMDGPKTATASWDTYYWVTYAANVSVTLPADEWVKSGEPATGIFPSDEISDGTKYVYVSDDRPATITEPTTITGYYDTYYSLTINIVGSGSVDRDPEEEWYLSSSIVELTAMPDFDWVFTGWSGDLTGSNNPEYLLMDGPKNVTATFTEVYHDVAVASIVQPSGLVPICTPFAPTIEIYNYSTPSQTEHCTLDVYIWRYPIKFDTVCRVSRNPSESILVYSGSIAIDVDPGSNNISLANWHPYYADLISIPEPTYHVIHASVRMPLDENPDNNHRREQFNVTGIENDLQVNGLTLLRGQSVIRGDTVLKTITYNTMSAVSNNSPTKRLTVRSYFKITRVRTNAAIYSRYCDCTLNPQSYICISYSSGVSFQDTGLYKMETWIQTAQGVDVTPNNNRMERYFYVKYVPTNTQGDEGEVTLSEFNLFNATPNPLRNFTEIRWQIPKTSKVRVAIYNATCQLIKTLVDGYYEAGDYRVSWNRTDNYGRRVSAGIYFYEFTTNEFSSRKKLVLTE; from the coding sequence ATGCCTAAAAAAGAGTTGGTGCTACTATTTGCCGTAATACTTTTGGTTTCAAGTTCAGTGGCTCAGACCTATCTGCTTAATGAAAGTTTTACCAGCGCAACTTTTCCGCCAACCGGATGGCTGGTCCAGAATTTTAACGGTTTCAACACCTGGCAAAGAGTAACAATTAATCCCAATACCCAACCAGCTTGTGCCGGGGTCGAATCTGATGGTCAATGGTCACGAAATAATGATTGGCTTATAACACCGCAAATCGGTCCAATAATTTCCGGCGATAGTCTTGTTTTTTATGCTCGCCGTGGACCATATTCATTGTCAGAGACATTGTACATAAGAATTTCCAGTGCTCCCAATCAGAACGATACCTCACAATATAGCATTGTATATAAAATTGCTATTACCTCAAGTAATTGGACGCGATTTGCTCGAAGTCTTAACAACTATGCCGGCAATAGTATTTATATCGCATTTTGGTATCGAGAATTAAATCGGGACCGGGTACGCATTGATGATGTTCAGGTGGTAAGATACACCACTACTTACTATACCGTTACCTTTACCGCTAATGGTTTACCAGCCGGAACATCTTGGACTGTGACCTGGAATGGCACACCGTATACTTCCACTACTAACACAATTACCATTTCGAATGTTTCTGCCGGTACCTATAATTGGAGTGTCTCCTCGCCAATTTCTGGCGGGACTGGTGTTCAGTATGTTGGTTCGCCAACTTCTGGTTCTATGAATGTACCGACACAGACTTCTCAAACGATTACTTGGACTACGCAGTATTATTTGACTGTAAGTTCAGCACATGGTGCCACTACTGGTGAGGGTTGGTATGATGCTGGGGTATACGCTTATGCCGGTGTTGATGATTCAATAGTAACTGTTGATGATACTCAGTATGTGTTTGCTGGTTGGACTGGTAATGCTACTGGTAGCAATCTAACATCTGATCCAATATTAATGGATGGGCCTAAAACCGCAACCGCCAGTTGGGATACCTATTACTGGGTAACTTATGCAGCCAATGTGTCTGTGACTTTGCCCGCTGATGAATGGGTAAAGAGCGGTGAGCCGGCTACTGGTATCTTTCCTTCTGACGAGATTTCTGATGGCACGAAATACGTATATGTAAGTGATGATCGCCCCGCTACGATCACCGAACCAACGACGATTACCGGTTACTATGACACCTATTATTCATTAACAATAAATATTGTTGGCAGTGGTTCAGTGGATCGGGATCCGGAAGAGGAGTGGTATTTAAGTAGTTCCATCGTGGAGTTGACCGCCATGCCAGATTTTGATTGGGTGTTTACTGGTTGGAGCGGTGATTTAACAGGTAGCAACAATCCGGAATATCTCTTAATGGATGGTCCGAAAAATGTGACCGCAACCTTTACGGAGGTTTACCATGATGTTGCCGTAGCTTCAATTGTGCAACCATCAGGTTTAGTTCCGATCTGCACACCATTTGCTCCAACAATCGAGATTTATAATTACTCAACACCGTCCCAGACTGAACATTGCACCTTAGATGTTTATATCTGGCGCTATCCGATAAAGTTTGACACTGTCTGTCGCGTTTCTCGCAATCCTTCAGAGTCAATTTTGGTTTATTCTGGTAGTATTGCGATCGATGTCGATCCCGGTTCTAACAATATTTCACTTGCTAATTGGCATCCTTACTACGCTGACCTAATCAGCATTCCTGAGCCAACTTATCACGTAATACATGCCTCAGTGCGTATGCCACTTGATGAGAATCCGGATAATAACCATCGCCGGGAACAGTTTAATGTTACAGGTATTGAAAACGACCTTCAAGTCAACGGTTTGACACTACTTCGCGGCCAAAGCGTTATAAGAGGCGACACCGTGTTAAAGACGATTACCTATAATACTATGTCTGCCGTGTCGAATAACTCACCAACTAAGCGGTTGACTGTACGCTCTTATTTTAAGATCACCCGCGTAAGAACCAACGCGGCAATTTATTCCCGCTATTGTGATTGCACGCTAAATCCCCAAAGCTATATTTGTATATCGTATTCCTCAGGTGTTAGCTTCCAGGATACCGGGCTATATAAAATGGAAACCTGGATTCAAACTGCCCAGGGGGTTGATGTTACTCCCAACAATAACCGCATGGAAAGATACTTCTATGTGAAATATGTTCCTACTAATACCCAGGGTGATGAAGGTGAAGTCACGCTTAGCGAATTCAATTTATTTAATGCGACACCTAATCCGTTAAGAAACTTTACTGAGATTCGTTGGCAAATACCTAAGACCTCAAAGGTGCGAGTTGCGATCTATAACGCTACTTGCCAATTGATCAAGACCCTAGTTGATGGTTACTATGAGGCTGGTGATTACCGGGTTTCGTGGAATCGCACCGATAATTATGGCCGGCGAGTGTCTGCCGGTATTTACTTCTATGAGTTCACGACTAATGAATTCAGCAGCCGAAAGAAGCTTGTTCTTACCGAATAA
- a CDS encoding NADP-dependent malic enzyme, producing the protein MRLHPFYKGKVQVLPKCAIRNFDDFAIWYTPGVAEPCKDIRDHPEKVWEHTNRANLIAVLTDGTRVLGLGDIGPEASLPVMEGKALLFKYLGGVDAVAIAVRTKDPDKFIEVAKLLEPSFGGYNLEDIAQPKCFYILDVLRKELNIPVWHDDQQGTAAVTLAGLINALKIVGKEPSKVRIGMIGAGAAGIACLRVMVTYGFDPAKIVMCDIKGIIHKDRPGFEEDFKYTKELLLKTNAEGRRADNLEEAIPKTMEEMDVVIGYSKPGPDTIKKEWIQRMAKDPILFVCANPIPEIWPWEAKEAGARIVATGRSDFPNQVNNSLGFPGIFRGALDVNARTITDEMCIAAAVELAKVAEDRGLREDYLIPTMDDWEVFPREAVAVGMKAIEQGVARIVLSRDALYKKASEIIKNARKASQALMKQGFIPKPPKI; encoded by the coding sequence ATGCGGCTTCATCCCTTCTATAAAGGTAAAGTCCAGGTGCTACCCAAATGTGCCATAAGAAACTTTGACGATTTCGCCATATGGTATACCCCAGGTGTAGCTGAGCCATGTAAAGATATCCGGGATCATCCCGAAAAAGTCTGGGAGCATACCAATCGCGCTAATCTCATTGCGGTATTAACTGATGGCACGCGAGTTTTAGGACTTGGTGATATCGGTCCTGAGGCCTCATTGCCGGTCATGGAAGGCAAGGCCCTACTTTTTAAGTATCTGGGAGGGGTAGATGCTGTGGCGATTGCGGTGCGCACCAAAGATCCGGATAAATTCATTGAAGTGGCTAAATTGCTTGAACCGTCCTTTGGCGGTTATAATTTAGAAGATATCGCCCAGCCTAAATGCTTCTATATCTTAGATGTATTGCGCAAAGAGCTCAATATTCCAGTGTGGCATGATGATCAACAAGGCACCGCGGCCGTGACCTTAGCCGGACTTATTAATGCCTTAAAGATTGTGGGTAAAGAACCATCTAAGGTGCGTATTGGTATGATTGGAGCTGGTGCTGCTGGTATTGCGTGTCTTCGGGTGATGGTGACTTATGGTTTTGATCCGGCAAAAATTGTGATGTGCGACATTAAGGGCATTATTCATAAAGATCGCCCGGGATTTGAAGAGGATTTTAAATATACCAAAGAACTATTACTGAAGACCAATGCTGAAGGCCGCCGGGCTGATAATTTAGAAGAGGCGATTCCTAAGACGATGGAGGAGATGGATGTCGTAATCGGCTACTCCAAGCCTGGTCCAGATACGATTAAGAAAGAGTGGATACAACGCATGGCCAAAGATCCTATCTTATTTGTATGTGCTAACCCGATCCCTGAGATCTGGCCTTGGGAGGCCAAAGAAGCCGGCGCTCGAATTGTGGCCACGGGTCGGTCGGACTTCCCGAATCAAGTGAATAACTCTTTAGGCTTTCCGGGAATCTTTCGCGGCGCCTTAGATGTTAATGCGCGAACCATTACCGATGAGATGTGTATTGCAGCAGCGGTGGAGTTAGCTAAAGTTGCTGAAGATCGTGGTCTGCGTGAGGATTATCTAATTCCGACCATGGATGACTGGGAGGTCTTTCCCCGAGAAGCAGTGGCGGTTGGTATGAAGGCGATTGAACAAGGCGTGGCCCGTATTGTGCTGTCCCGAGATGCTTTATATAAGAAAGCCTCAGAGATTATTAAAAATGCACGTAAGGCATCGCAAGCACTCATGAAACAGGGCTTTATTCCTAAGCCGCCAAAGATTTAG
- a CDS encoding electron transfer flavoprotein subunit beta/FixA family protein produces the protein MEIFVCLKLVPNTQDTEVRIDSSKKDILKVRLSYTVNEADDYALEAGLQLKEKFGGQVTVITIGDQASDEMLRMALAKGADRAIRLTDELFTNLRYDPLATAYILAQAISQHKYDIILTGAIALDDGYSCVGPALAGFLKLPSAAYVTHLELLDNSRLKVSRELEGGILENKELALPAVLSVQTGINKPRFPSILGIKRATTKTLMVLNAQALNISPDNLKALIDLVEMYYPEIISKAQILTGSDEEISEKLASIIKDKVGL, from the coding sequence ATGGAGATATTTGTTTGTTTAAAATTAGTGCCTAATACCCAAGATACAGAAGTCCGCATTGATAGTAGTAAGAAGGACATCTTAAAAGTTCGGCTCTCATATACGGTTAATGAAGCTGATGACTACGCCTTAGAGGCCGGGCTCCAACTTAAAGAAAAATTTGGTGGTCAGGTAACGGTGATCACAATTGGCGATCAAGCTAGTGATGAGATGTTACGCATGGCTTTGGCCAAAGGTGCGGACCGGGCAATTCGGTTAACCGACGAGTTATTTACGAATCTCCGTTATGATCCGTTGGCCACTGCTTATATTTTAGCCCAGGCCATAAGTCAACACAAGTATGATATAATTTTGACTGGAGCAATCGCTCTTGATGATGGTTACTCCTGCGTTGGTCCGGCTTTGGCTGGGTTCTTAAAATTACCCTCAGCCGCTTATGTTACTCATTTAGAGCTCCTTGATAATTCCCGGCTCAAGGTCAGTCGAGAACTTGAAGGCGGTATTTTAGAGAACAAAGAACTGGCACTGCCTGCGGTGCTCTCCGTGCAAACTGGTATTAATAAACCGCGCTTTCCGTCAATTTTAGGAATTAAACGCGCCACTACTAAAACATTAATGGTGCTTAATGCCCAGGCGTTAAATATTAGTCCCGACAATTTAAAGGCGCTTATTGATCTTGTGGAGATGTATTATCCTGAGATTATATCGAAGGCCCAAATTCTTACTGGTAGTGATGAAGAAATTTCAGAAAAATTAGCCAGTATTATTAAAGACAAGGTGGGCTTATGA
- a CDS encoding (Fe-S)-binding protein, with protein MPIEIIDKEIRKSIIEHGATDAYKCYQCGMCSGLCPWFLIPKVNFMVNRIPHNVKLGNILATEDPEVLEKEIEELFRCVGCDNCYEYCPRGVNIGDIVRAIRQILYEYQSLPKNLSDIVAKVYSSGNPQGASEEKRNDWAKKYQIPEYTPDKEYGFFACCFLSYEAQCKNIAEATIKILNHAQLSYGLTDTKLVCCAEAIRNIGAEKVFTELARNNIEVINKTGIKKLLVSSPHCYTTYKNEYPAFGFNLPVVHITELLAELIDRGKITPQRPIPKRVIYHDPCTLGRQNNIYDEPRQILQSIPELELLEFTNFNRQNSLCCGAGGGGLWLDWQKGERLSDIRVQQAYKAGAEIIAVACPYCYIMFEDSIKTQGLPLIVKDLTELLAESLLED; from the coding sequence ATGCCAATCGAAATAATTGACAAAGAGATCCGAAAAAGCATTATCGAGCACGGTGCGACTGATGCCTATAAGTGTTATCAGTGTGGCATGTGTTCTGGTTTGTGCCCATGGTTTTTAATTCCAAAAGTAAATTTTATGGTAAACCGGATTCCCCATAATGTTAAATTAGGTAATATCTTAGCCACCGAAGATCCCGAAGTTTTAGAAAAAGAGATTGAAGAACTCTTTCGTTGTGTTGGTTGTGATAATTGTTATGAGTATTGTCCGCGTGGAGTAAATATTGGTGATATTGTACGCGCGATTCGCCAAATCTTATATGAATATCAATCACTACCTAAAAATCTTTCTGATATTGTCGCCAAAGTGTATAGCTCAGGGAATCCCCAAGGAGCTAGCGAAGAAAAACGTAATGACTGGGCGAAAAAGTATCAAATTCCGGAATATACACCAGATAAAGAATATGGTTTCTTTGCTTGTTGTTTTTTAAGCTATGAAGCCCAATGTAAAAATATTGCCGAAGCCACGATTAAGATTCTTAATCATGCTCAACTGTCCTATGGTCTGACCGATACTAAACTGGTTTGTTGTGCTGAGGCAATTCGTAATATTGGGGCCGAGAAAGTTTTCACTGAACTAGCCCGAAACAATATTGAAGTAATAAATAAAACGGGTATAAAAAAACTTTTGGTTTCCTCACCGCATTGCTACACAACTTATAAAAATGAATATCCGGCATTTGGCTTTAACTTGCCAGTAGTACACATTACAGAACTTTTAGCTGAACTTATCGACCGCGGAAAAATTACACCTCAGAGACCAATCCCGAAGCGCGTCATTTATCATGATCCCTGCACTTTGGGTCGCCAAAATAATATCTATGACGAACCACGTCAGATTTTACAGTCAATCCCAGAACTGGAACTTTTGGAGTTTACAAATTTTAACCGTCAGAATAGTCTTTGCTGTGGTGCTGGTGGTGGCGGTCTATGGCTTGATTGGCAAAAAGGCGAGAGACTGTCTGATATCCGTGTCCAACAGGCCTATAAGGCGGGGGCTGAAATTATTGCCGTGGCCTGCCCCTATTGTTATATAATGTTTGAAGATAGCATAAAAACTCAAGGATTACCATTAATCGTCAAAGACCTTACCGAGTTATTAGCTGAATCTCTACTAGAAGATTAA